The following are from one region of the Salvia hispanica cultivar TCC Black 2014 chromosome 1, UniMelb_Shisp_WGS_1.0, whole genome shotgun sequence genome:
- the LOC125219642 gene encoding disease resistance protein RPP8-like isoform X2, translating to MAAFGAAVSLKNTIQDILQSSRMSLVPPSPEILRSAYDAMCCLQKVLLKLDETGYSKIRTKILPQLESDRGRLSFSVHLQSLQQSVDCFIERVTVMGAEYDIELLNMPEEEGQPISSRIDFREINSNMVGLSDQFEEVKDRLIKDEGNQFLVTGMAGVGKTTLVKRVFDDPSIQRHFELRAWVKVGRKCESNETLQCILAQVDPSPGTHHQMLTQRDNDDNKKLLGLLKERLKDKKCLIVLDDVWERDTRLMDSLREKNVQILLTSRLRIEDSPIIRVVRLLNEEESKKLLGEKVFGEKGFPTYLEELGEKIVKKCEGLPLMIITVADLLTKANKSIAEELLNREVLNKSIHEYWTEVAEKQHSSVFEDAYNKISEVFYPSYDYLTQVFKMLFLYLGAFPPYSNITIHELIFYVNAEGFFEQIEEQTLEELTDKDHAWEFLLIDWMDVLAKSYHLLLLHADQEEGPSWFSNKDKDCRVHSCWQHLCKKEASRIKFLHVLQSCYEVMEGQRRLCAHSNSLFAIKEVYDSIKTDCSSTVRSLLCHGPIHPYPVPIHAMDFKLLRVLNATRVRFYHIPPDILKLVCLKYLSLACNEELPVSMSNLLLLQFLIITPYVHIIKRGAQPYMPMGIWDMQNLRLLSVAGRDLPTPNSDSNAILDKVLYVYAAGTKSCTAEILKRIPN from the exons ATGGCAGCTTTTGGTGCTGCCGTTTCTCTCAAGAACACGATTCAGGATATTCTACAATCATCTCGCATGTCGCTGGTTCCTCCCTCTCCTGAGATCTTACGATCTGCCTATGATGCTATGTGTTGTTTGCAGAAAGTTCTGCTAAAATTGGACGAGACCGGCTACAGCAAGATCAGAACGAAG ATTCTTCCACAGCTCGAAAGCGACAGGGGTCGCTTGTCTTTCTCTGTTCATCTGCAGAGTCTGCAGCAGAGTGTTGATTGCTTCATCGAGAGGGTGACGGTAATGGGTGCGGAGTACGATATTGAACTGCTGAATATGCCTGAAGAAGAAGGTCAACCTATTTCTTCAAGAATTGATTTTCGTGAAATCAACTCAAATATGGTTGGATTATCTGACCAATTTGAAGAAGTCAAGGATCGTCTGATCAAAGATGAAGGGAATCAGTTTTTAGTTACTGGGATGGCAGGGGTTGGAAAGACAACTCTTGTTAAGAGAGTATTTGATGATCCATCGATTCAGAGACATTTCGAGCTTCGAGCATGGGTCAAAGTGGGCAGAAAATGTGAATCCAATGAAACATTACAGTGCATTCTAGCCCAAGTGGACCCCAGTCCCGGCACTCACCACCAAATGCTTACCCAAAGAGACAACGATGACAACAAGAAATTACTTGGACTCTTGAAAGAGAGACTGAAGGATAAGAAATGTCTCATTGTGCTAGATGATGTATGGGAACGGGACACACGATTAATGGATAGCTTGCGAGAAAAGAATGTCCAAATTTTGCTTACAAGCAGGCTGAGAATTGAAGATTCTCCAATTATTCGTGTAGTACGTTTGttgaatgaagaagaaagtaagaaaTTACTTGGTGAGAAGGTGTTCGGTGAAAAAGGTTTCCCAACTTATCTTGAGGAATTGGGGGAGAAGattgtaaaaaaatgtgaaggtCTTCCGCTTATGATAATTACAGTTGCAGATCTCCTGACAAAAGCCAACAAGAGTATAGCCGAAGAGCTCCTAAATCGAGAAGTGCTTAACAAGAGTATCCATGAATACTGGACTGAGGTAGCCGAAAAACAACATAGTTCAGTCTTTGAGGatgcatataataaaatatctgAGGTATTTTACCCAAGCTATGACTACTTGACTCAAGTTTTCAAAATGTTATTTCTCTATTTGGGAGCTTTCCCCCCATATAGCAATATTACTATACATGAGctcatattttatgtaaatgcTGAGGGGTTTTTTGAACAAATTGAGGAACAAACTTTAGAAGAGCTTACGGATAAAGACCATGCTTGGGAATTTCTTTTGATCGATTGGATGGACGTGCTTGCTAAAAGTTATCATCTTCTTCTATTGCATGCGGATCAAGAGGAAGGACCGTCTTGGTTTTcaaataaagataaagatTGTCGTGTGCATTCTTGCTGGCAGCACTTGTGTAAGAAAGAAGCTAGTAGAATCAagtttttgcatgttttacaAAGTTGCTATGAAGTTATGGAAGGACAACGTCGGTTGTGTGCTCATTCCAACTCTTTATTTGCCATCAAAGAAGTGTATGATTCAATAAAAACTGATTGTTCATCCACTGTCCGTTCTCTCCTTTGTCATGGTCCAATCCACCCTTATCCAGTGCCAATACATGCCATGGATTTCAAGTTGCTCAGGGTACTAAATGCTACTAGGGTCCGATTTTATCATATCCCACCTGACATTCTAAAACTTGTATGTCTAAAGTATCTTAGTCTAGCGTGCAACGAAGAGCTCCCTGTATCCATGTCCAACCTTTTGCTCCTTCAATTCTTGATAATCACTCCATATGTGCACATTATAAAGCGTGGAGCTCAGCCATATATGCCAATGGGAATATGGGACATGCAAAACCTACGATTACTGAGCGTTGCGGGAAGAGACCTGCCAACCCCCAATTCTGATTCTAATGCTATTTTGGACAAAGTCTTATATGTTTATGCCGCGGGGACAAAGAGTTGCACTGCAGAAATTCTCAAAAGAATCCCGAATTGA
- the LOC125200491 gene encoding putative late blight resistance protein homolog R1A-4, producing MCFLQNVLRKLDHSTAGYSKIRTEVNAWDERIKEIVWGFEDILESHVVDQILPQLESSESFFVDLQPLQQNVSIFVKIVKMLEGAYFAELANMPEEEGEPVSSRIDFGGINSKMVGLSDQFEQVRDRLIKGEEDRLLVTGMAGVGKTTLVKKVFDDPSIQRHFDLRAWVKIGRKWEGNDTLRCILAQVDPNTDHQMLTHGDYDDEETLFRRLEGILKSKKCLIVLDDVWDTRFMRYLLDNLSQKNVRILFTSRINNKASPFHKVRLLNKEESEKLLGEEVFGEEGFPPYLQEVGEKIAKKCEGLPLMIVEVAKLLTEANRSTREELNMSIQEYWTKVAEKQHNPVFEDAYDQISEVFFPSYEYLPQFLKMVFLYLGAYPPYCNINLEYDLFPINAEGFVDKIDNLREHEVGNQTMHVFTCLVELADAYHLLLLDFDRVSWFSKQDFRVHSCWQHLCKKEASKIKFLHVLQSCYEVMEDQRQRRLCVHSSTLLAIKEVYDSIKRDSPSTIRSLLCYGPGHPYPVPIHAMDFKLLRVLNALKVRFYHIPSEILKLVCLKYLALTCNKDLPVSISNLLHLQFLRILPYVHIIKRGALAYMPMEIWDMQNLQFLDVFGRDLPTPNSNSNAILDKVFFISGVSTKSCTTEIFKRIPNLQHLLLMRMRKPYDEDDDSDSLSGLANISGELHNLSSLQFAVFYPDMKWATLVPLSMFPSSLNGLTLSGLGCPWQNMNDIGSMLPNLITLKLEHYAFQGPEWDLDLRCFLKLEILVIEDTDLVQWRAQHGSLPRLKLLSIRHCYKLRHLDWMRDSSMVTQRKATIELIDCNPLVYESAARLPESLFAFRIHRSY from the coding sequence ATGTGTTTCTTGCAAAATGTTTTGAGGAAATTGGACCACAGCACCGCCGGGTACAGCAAGATCAGGACGGAGGTGAATGCTTGGGATGAACGAATCAAAGAGATCGTGTGGGGGTTCGAAGATATACTCGAATCCCACGTTGTAGACCAGATACTTCCGCAACTCGAAAGCTCAGAAAGTTTCTTTGTAGATCTGCAGCCTCTGCAACAGAATGTTTCTATCTTCGTCAAGATAGTGAAGATGCTGGAGGGAGCATACTTTGCAGAACTGGCGAATATGCCTGAAGAAGAAGGCGAACCTGTTTCCTCAAGGATTGATTTTGGTGGAATCAACTCAAAAATGGTTGGATTATCTGATCAATTTGAACAAGTCAGGGATCGTCTGATCAAAGGTGAAGAGGATCGGTTATTAGTTACTGGGATGGCGGGGGTTGGAAAGACCACTCTTGTTAAGAAAGTATTTGACGATCCATCCATTCAGAGACATTTCGATCTTCGAGCATGGGTCAAAATAGGCAGAAAATGGGAAGGCAATGATACATTACGCTGTATTCTAGCTCAGGTGGATCCCAACACTGACCACCAAATGCTTACCCACGGAGACTATGATGACGAAGAGACATTGTTTAGACGCTTGGAAGGCATATTGAAGTCTAAGAAATGTCTCattgtgttggatgatgtATGGGACACACGATTCATGCGTTACCTGTTGGATAATTTGTCACAAAAGAATGTCCGAATTTTGTTTACAAGCAGGATAAATAATAAAGCTTCTCCATTTCATAAAGTACgtttattgaataaagaagagaGTGAGAAATTACTTGGTGAGGAGGTGTTCGGTGAAGAAGGTTTCCCACCTTACCTTCAGGAAGTGGGAGAAAAGATtgcaaaaaaatgtgaaggtCTTCCACTTATGATAGTTGAGGTTGCAAAGCTCCTAACAGAAGCCAACAGGAGTACCCGAGAAGAGCTTAACATGAGTATCCAAGAATACTGGACAAAGGTAGCCGAAAAACAACATAATCCAGTCTTTGAGGATGCATATGATCAAATATCCGAGGTATTTTTCCCAAGCTATGAATACTTAcctcaatttcttaaaatggtTTTTCTCTATTTGGGAGCTTATCCCCCGTATTGTAATATTAACCTAGAATATGACCTGTTTCCTATAAATGCTGAGGGGTTTGTTGACAAAATTGACAATTTGAGAGAGCATGAGGTTGGAAATCAGACTATGCACGTGTTTACTTGCCTGGTTGAGCTTGCTGATGCATATCATCTTCTACTATTGGATTTTGATCGAGTATCTTGGTTTTCAAAACAAGATTTTCGTGTGCACTCTTGCTGGCAGCACTTGTGTAAGAAAGAAGCGAGTAAAATCAagtttttgcatgttttacaAAGTTGCTATGAAGTTATGGAAGACCAGCGTCAGCGTCGATTGTGTGTCCATTCCAGCACTTTACTTGCCATCAAAGAAGTGTATGATTCAATAAAACGTGATAGTCCATCCACTATCCGTTCTCTCCTTTGTTATGGTCCTGGTCACCCTTATCCAGTTCCAATACATGCCATGGATTTCAAGTTGCTCAGGGTACTAAATGCCCTTAAGGTCCGATTTTATCATATCCCATCTGAAATCCTAAAACTCGTTTGCCTAAAGTATCTTGCCCTAACTTGCAACAAAGACCTACCTGTTTCCATATCCAACCTTTTGCACCTTCAATTCTTGCGTATCCTTCCATATGTGCACATTATAAAGCGTGGAGCTCTGGCATATATGCCAATGGAAATATGGGACATGCAAAACCTACAATTTCTTGACGTCTTTGGAAGAGACCTGCCCACCCCCAATTCCAATTCTAATGCTATTTTGGACAaagtcttttttatttcaggCGTGAGTACAAAGAGTTGCACTAcagaaattttcaaaagaatCCCAAATTTACAGCATTTACTACTTATGAGGATGAGGAAGCCTTATGATGAAGACGATGATAGCGACTCATTGAGTGGCTTGGCTAATATCTCAGGAGAACTCCACAATTTGTCTAGTCTTCAATTTGCTGTATTTTACCCTGATATGAAGTGGGCAACTCTGGTTCCTCTGTCAATGTTCCCATCAAGTCTTAATGGATTGACGTTGAGTGGTTTAGGATGTCCTTGGCAGAACATGAACGACATTGGTTCGATGCTACCAAATCTTATTACCCTCAAGTTAGAACATTATGCCTTTCAAGGCCCAGAGTGGGATTTAGACTTGAGGTGTTTTTTGAAACTTGAGATACTTGTAATTGAAGACACCGATTTGGTGCAATGGAGAGCTCAACATGGAAGCCTCCCAAGGCTTAAGCTCTTAAGCATACGACATTGCTACAAGTTAAGACATCTCGATTGGATGCGTGATTCCTCAATGGTCACACAAAGAAAGGCTACAATTGAATTAATAGACTGCAATCCCTTAGTTTACGAATCTGCTGCGAGATTACCAGAATCTCTCTTTGCATTTCGTATCCACCGTTCTTATTAA
- the LOC125219642 gene encoding disease resistance protein RPP8-like isoform X1, producing the protein MAAFGAAVSLKNTIQDILQSSRMSLVPPSPEILRSAYDAMCCLQKVLLKLDETGYSKIRTKVNALDDRIKEVIWEFEDLLESHFYDQILPQLESDRGRLSFSVHLQSLQQSVDCFIERVTVMGAEYDIELLNMPEEEGQPISSRIDFREINSNMVGLSDQFEEVKDRLIKDEGNQFLVTGMAGVGKTTLVKRVFDDPSIQRHFELRAWVKVGRKCESNETLQCILAQVDPSPGTHHQMLTQRDNDDNKKLLGLLKERLKDKKCLIVLDDVWERDTRLMDSLREKNVQILLTSRLRIEDSPIIRVVRLLNEEESKKLLGEKVFGEKGFPTYLEELGEKIVKKCEGLPLMIITVADLLTKANKSIAEELLNREVLNKSIHEYWTEVAEKQHSSVFEDAYNKISEVFYPSYDYLTQVFKMLFLYLGAFPPYSNITIHELIFYVNAEGFFEQIEEQTLEELTDKDHAWEFLLIDWMDVLAKSYHLLLLHADQEEGPSWFSNKDKDCRVHSCWQHLCKKEASRIKFLHVLQSCYEVMEGQRRLCAHSNSLFAIKEVYDSIKTDCSSTVRSLLCHGPIHPYPVPIHAMDFKLLRVLNATRVRFYHIPPDILKLVCLKYLSLACNEELPVSMSNLLLLQFLIITPYVHIIKRGAQPYMPMGIWDMQNLRLLSVAGRDLPTPNSDSNAILDKVLYVYAAGTKSCTAEILKRIPN; encoded by the coding sequence ATGGCAGCTTTTGGTGCTGCCGTTTCTCTCAAGAACACGATTCAGGATATTCTACAATCATCTCGCATGTCGCTGGTTCCTCCCTCTCCTGAGATCTTACGATCTGCCTATGATGCTATGTGTTGTTTGCAGAAAGTTCTGCTAAAATTGGACGAGACCGGCTACAGCAAGATCAGAACGAAGGTGAATGCTTTGGATGACCGAATCAAAGAGGTCATATGGGAATTTGAAGATTTACTCGAATCCCATTTCTATGATCAGATTCTTCCACAGCTCGAAAGCGACAGGGGTCGCTTGTCTTTCTCTGTTCATCTGCAGAGTCTGCAGCAGAGTGTTGATTGCTTCATCGAGAGGGTGACGGTAATGGGTGCGGAGTACGATATTGAACTGCTGAATATGCCTGAAGAAGAAGGTCAACCTATTTCTTCAAGAATTGATTTTCGTGAAATCAACTCAAATATGGTTGGATTATCTGACCAATTTGAAGAAGTCAAGGATCGTCTGATCAAAGATGAAGGGAATCAGTTTTTAGTTACTGGGATGGCAGGGGTTGGAAAGACAACTCTTGTTAAGAGAGTATTTGATGATCCATCGATTCAGAGACATTTCGAGCTTCGAGCATGGGTCAAAGTGGGCAGAAAATGTGAATCCAATGAAACATTACAGTGCATTCTAGCCCAAGTGGACCCCAGTCCCGGCACTCACCACCAAATGCTTACCCAAAGAGACAACGATGACAACAAGAAATTACTTGGACTCTTGAAAGAGAGACTGAAGGATAAGAAATGTCTCATTGTGCTAGATGATGTATGGGAACGGGACACACGATTAATGGATAGCTTGCGAGAAAAGAATGTCCAAATTTTGCTTACAAGCAGGCTGAGAATTGAAGATTCTCCAATTATTCGTGTAGTACGTTTGttgaatgaagaagaaagtaagaaaTTACTTGGTGAGAAGGTGTTCGGTGAAAAAGGTTTCCCAACTTATCTTGAGGAATTGGGGGAGAAGattgtaaaaaaatgtgaaggtCTTCCGCTTATGATAATTACAGTTGCAGATCTCCTGACAAAAGCCAACAAGAGTATAGCCGAAGAGCTCCTAAATCGAGAAGTGCTTAACAAGAGTATCCATGAATACTGGACTGAGGTAGCCGAAAAACAACATAGTTCAGTCTTTGAGGatgcatataataaaatatctgAGGTATTTTACCCAAGCTATGACTACTTGACTCAAGTTTTCAAAATGTTATTTCTCTATTTGGGAGCTTTCCCCCCATATAGCAATATTACTATACATGAGctcatattttatgtaaatgcTGAGGGGTTTTTTGAACAAATTGAGGAACAAACTTTAGAAGAGCTTACGGATAAAGACCATGCTTGGGAATTTCTTTTGATCGATTGGATGGACGTGCTTGCTAAAAGTTATCATCTTCTTCTATTGCATGCGGATCAAGAGGAAGGACCGTCTTGGTTTTcaaataaagataaagatTGTCGTGTGCATTCTTGCTGGCAGCACTTGTGTAAGAAAGAAGCTAGTAGAATCAagtttttgcatgttttacaAAGTTGCTATGAAGTTATGGAAGGACAACGTCGGTTGTGTGCTCATTCCAACTCTTTATTTGCCATCAAAGAAGTGTATGATTCAATAAAAACTGATTGTTCATCCACTGTCCGTTCTCTCCTTTGTCATGGTCCAATCCACCCTTATCCAGTGCCAATACATGCCATGGATTTCAAGTTGCTCAGGGTACTAAATGCTACTAGGGTCCGATTTTATCATATCCCACCTGACATTCTAAAACTTGTATGTCTAAAGTATCTTAGTCTAGCGTGCAACGAAGAGCTCCCTGTATCCATGTCCAACCTTTTGCTCCTTCAATTCTTGATAATCACTCCATATGTGCACATTATAAAGCGTGGAGCTCAGCCATATATGCCAATGGGAATATGGGACATGCAAAACCTACGATTACTGAGCGTTGCGGGAAGAGACCTGCCAACCCCCAATTCTGATTCTAATGCTATTTTGGACAAAGTCTTATATGTTTATGCCGCGGGGACAAAGAGTTGCACTGCAGAAATTCTCAAAAGAATCCCGAATTGA
- the LOC125219642 gene encoding disease resistance RPP8-like protein 3 isoform X3 has translation MAAFGAAVSLKNTIQDILQSSRMSLVPPSPEILRSAYDAMCCLQKVLLKLDETGYSKIRTKVNALDDRIKEVIWEFEDLLESHFYDQILPQLESDRGRLSFSVHLQSLQQSVDCFIERVTVMGAEYDIELLNMPEEEGQPISSRIDFREINSNMVGLSDQFEEVKDRLIKDEGNQFLVTGMAGVGKTTLVKRVFDDPSIQRHFELRAWVKVGRKCESNETLQCILAQVDPSPGTHHQMLTQRDNDDNKKLLGLLKERLKDKKCLIVLDDVWERDTRLMDSLREKNVQILLTSRLRIEDSPIIRVVRLLNEEESKKLLGEKVFGEKGFPTYLEELGEKIVKKCEGLPLMIITVADLLTKANKSIAEELLNREVLNKSIHEYWTEVAEKQHSSVFEDAYNKISEEQTLEELTDKDHAWEFLLIDWMDVLAKSYHLLLLHADQEEGPSWFSNKDKDCRVHSCWQHLCKKEASRIKFLHVLQSCYEVMEGQRRLCAHSNSLFAIKEVYDSIKTDCSSTVRSLLCHGPIHPYPVPIHAMDFKLLRVLNATRVRFYHIPPDILKLVCLKYLSLACNEELPVSMSNLLLLQFLIITPYVHIIKRGAQPYMPMGIWDMQNLRLLSVAGRDLPTPNSDSNAILDKVLYVYAAGTKSCTAEILKRIPN, from the exons ATGGCAGCTTTTGGTGCTGCCGTTTCTCTCAAGAACACGATTCAGGATATTCTACAATCATCTCGCATGTCGCTGGTTCCTCCCTCTCCTGAGATCTTACGATCTGCCTATGATGCTATGTGTTGTTTGCAGAAAGTTCTGCTAAAATTGGACGAGACCGGCTACAGCAAGATCAGAACGAAGGTGAATGCTTTGGATGACCGAATCAAAGAGGTCATATGGGAATTTGAAGATTTACTCGAATCCCATTTCTATGATCAGATTCTTCCACAGCTCGAAAGCGACAGGGGTCGCTTGTCTTTCTCTGTTCATCTGCAGAGTCTGCAGCAGAGTGTTGATTGCTTCATCGAGAGGGTGACGGTAATGGGTGCGGAGTACGATATTGAACTGCTGAATATGCCTGAAGAAGAAGGTCAACCTATTTCTTCAAGAATTGATTTTCGTGAAATCAACTCAAATATGGTTGGATTATCTGACCAATTTGAAGAAGTCAAGGATCGTCTGATCAAAGATGAAGGGAATCAGTTTTTAGTTACTGGGATGGCAGGGGTTGGAAAGACAACTCTTGTTAAGAGAGTATTTGATGATCCATCGATTCAGAGACATTTCGAGCTTCGAGCATGGGTCAAAGTGGGCAGAAAATGTGAATCCAATGAAACATTACAGTGCATTCTAGCCCAAGTGGACCCCAGTCCCGGCACTCACCACCAAATGCTTACCCAAAGAGACAACGATGACAACAAGAAATTACTTGGACTCTTGAAAGAGAGACTGAAGGATAAGAAATGTCTCATTGTGCTAGATGATGTATGGGAACGGGACACACGATTAATGGATAGCTTGCGAGAAAAGAATGTCCAAATTTTGCTTACAAGCAGGCTGAGAATTGAAGATTCTCCAATTATTCGTGTAGTACGTTTGttgaatgaagaagaaagtaagaaaTTACTTGGTGAGAAGGTGTTCGGTGAAAAAGGTTTCCCAACTTATCTTGAGGAATTGGGGGAGAAGattgtaaaaaaatgtgaaggtCTTCCGCTTATGATAATTACAGTTGCAGATCTCCTGACAAAAGCCAACAAGAGTATAGCCGAAGAGCTCCTAAATCGAGAAGTGCTTAACAAGAGTATCCATGAATACTGGACTGAGGTAGCCGAAAAACAACATAGTTCAGTCTTTGAGGatgcatataataaaatatctgAG GAACAAACTTTAGAAGAGCTTACGGATAAAGACCATGCTTGGGAATTTCTTTTGATCGATTGGATGGACGTGCTTGCTAAAAGTTATCATCTTCTTCTATTGCATGCGGATCAAGAGGAAGGACCGTCTTGGTTTTcaaataaagataaagatTGTCGTGTGCATTCTTGCTGGCAGCACTTGTGTAAGAAAGAAGCTAGTAGAATCAagtttttgcatgttttacaAAGTTGCTATGAAGTTATGGAAGGACAACGTCGGTTGTGTGCTCATTCCAACTCTTTATTTGCCATCAAAGAAGTGTATGATTCAATAAAAACTGATTGTTCATCCACTGTCCGTTCTCTCCTTTGTCATGGTCCAATCCACCCTTATCCAGTGCCAATACATGCCATGGATTTCAAGTTGCTCAGGGTACTAAATGCTACTAGGGTCCGATTTTATCATATCCCACCTGACATTCTAAAACTTGTATGTCTAAAGTATCTTAGTCTAGCGTGCAACGAAGAGCTCCCTGTATCCATGTCCAACCTTTTGCTCCTTCAATTCTTGATAATCACTCCATATGTGCACATTATAAAGCGTGGAGCTCAGCCATATATGCCAATGGGAATATGGGACATGCAAAACCTACGATTACTGAGCGTTGCGGGAAGAGACCTGCCAACCCCCAATTCTGATTCTAATGCTATTTTGGACAAAGTCTTATATGTTTATGCCGCGGGGACAAAGAGTTGCACTGCAGAAATTCTCAAAAGAATCCCGAATTGA
- the LOC125199032 gene encoding uncharacterized protein LOC125199032, whose product MKDQRRLCAHSTTLFAIKEVYDSIKSDCSSTLRSFLCHGPAHRYPVPIHAMDFKLLRVLNTRNVRFFDIPPEILKLVCLKYLALGCNKELPGSISTLLHLQFLIILRYVHIIKRGVVPYIPMEIWDMKNLQYLEVWDRDLPTPNSNSNAILDRVSDLLGVTTKSCTTEILKRIPNLSCLSLIMMQKPYDEDDDSNSLSGLANISEELQNLKILSIDVVNPDMKWDTMVPLSMFPSSLLTLTLTGLGYPWQYMNEIGSMLPNLGILKLQYYAFQGRKWNIESSCFLKLVDLVIEDTDLVELRAQHGSLPWLKLVSLRYCYKLKHLDWLCGNSEETPVIELVDCNPLVYASSEKFSESKCTIRGHRSYE is encoded by the coding sequence ATGAAAGACCAACGCCGGTTGTGTGCCCATTCCACCACTTTATTTGCTATCAAAGAAGTGTATGAttcaataaaaagtgattGTTCATCCACTTTACGTTCTTTCCTTTGTCATGGTCCTGCCCACCGTTATCCAGTGCCAATACATGCCATGGATTTCAAATTGCTCAGGGTACTGAATACTCGTAATGTCCGATTTTTTGATATCCCACCTGAAATTCTAAAACTAGTTTGTCTGAAGTATCTCGCCCTGGGTTGCAACAAAGAGCTCCCTGGTTCAATTTCCACCCTTTTGCACCTTCAGTTCTTGATTATCCTTCGATATGTGCACATTATAAAGCGTGGAGTTGTGCCGTATATACCAATGGAAATATGGGACATGAAAAATCTACAATATCTTGAGGTCTGGGACAGAGACCTGCCAACCCCTAATTCTAACTCTAATGCTATTTTGGACAGAGTCTCTGATCTTTTAGGCGTGACTACAAAGAGTTGCACAACCGAAATTCTTAAAAGAATCCCAAATTTAAGTTGTTTATCCTTGATTATGATGCAGAAGCCTTATGATGAAGACGATGATAGCAATTCATTGAGTGGCTTGGCTAATATCTCAGAGGAACTCCagaatttgaaaattctttCAATTGATGTAGTAAACCCTGATATGAAGTGGGACACTATGGTTCCTCTTTCCATGTTCCCATCAAGTTTATTAACGTTGACTTTGACTGGTTTAGGGTATCCATGGCAGTACATGAACGAGATTGGTTCGATGCTACCAAATCTTGGTATCCTCAAACTACAATATTATGCCTTTCAAGGCCGAAAGTGGAATATAGAATCGAGTTGTTTTTTGAAGCTTGTGGACCTTGTAATTGAGGACACTGATTTGGTGGAATTGAGAGCTCAACATGGAAGCCTCCCTTGGCTTAAGCTCGTAAGCCTGCGATACTGCTACAAATTGAAACATCTCGATTGGTTGTGTGGTAACTCAGAGGAAACACCTGTAATTGAATTAGTAGATTGCAATCCCTTAGTTTATGCATCTTCCGAGAAATTCTCAGAATCTAAGTGTACAATTCGTGGCCACCGTTCTTATGAGTGA